A single window of Undibacterium sp. 5I1 DNA harbors:
- a CDS encoding polysaccharide deacetylase family protein, protein MSQSRKIILAIAAFVVAALVASGAYIFSTSKATKPEQGKADLVDIAPSQNKLPKELGDILAAYRKVIVLLGDEKSLNAKEKTAANRIGQALFHENLGRLVAVDDYLDSLKKLKAPEREAAYDTILNFIESGEGLFDADRLAFREVLLKLQKAIATEQTLPAIKLHKRVGDDLAALDEIEREYDKELKDIFSRFETRSIELKRERWDDYLNKLRKLYPREQILKDYGVILPYPEIPEPVDPAAAKDKDIFGTGLPAKTIVLTFDDGPHATYTDEIAAILKQYNVPAVFFQVGRNVGTVDAQGKEKLNKNADISKKLLASGYAIGNHSFSHALLSKENGDSLHAEIAQTDQLLKAIDPARSSLFRFPYGAKNKEGMQILSSLGLRSVLWNIDSLDWADPVPNSIANRVLATVDKEQRGIILFHDIHERTVKALPLVLDKLIADGYHFAGWNGSEFKVGKETTAPVEKISITTDYQNSWAVVIGINDYAKWPKLQYAVQDANSIRDMLIGRLGFSSDKVITLTNADATRNNILSVFHDKLGHGQLKKDDRVFVFFAGHGATRKLSSGRNLGYIIPVDSDPEQISVDAIPMTDLQNIAESLNAKHILFVMDACYSGLGLTRGGGTSSFLRENAKRLGRQMLTAGGADQLVADGGPNGHSVFTWTLLQALSGKADLNGDGMITATELAAYIAPAVSSVSQQTPAFGSLPGSEGGEFVFEVRSESEFLNAKTDQLSADAIALNSKIDGARNKVGTDAPIVIKNLNGGEQKIAAPKPVDASSRQLAQRANDQGLQLYREKQYAQAEAAFTEALKYRPDFGLAANNLGFVYFKQEKFAEAARWFENTLQIDPSRAIAYLNLGDARARLNDNEKAKAAYNTFLQLSPNSPNAAYVREALKKLN, encoded by the coding sequence ATGAGCCAATCTCGCAAAATTATTCTCGCCATTGCCGCCTTCGTTGTTGCGGCGCTGGTCGCATCAGGTGCTTATATTTTTTCTACCAGCAAGGCAACAAAGCCAGAGCAGGGGAAGGCTGATCTAGTTGATATCGCTCCATCGCAAAACAAGTTGCCGAAAGAGTTAGGCGATATTCTGGCAGCGTACAGAAAAGTGATCGTACTGCTCGGCGATGAAAAATCACTCAATGCCAAAGAGAAAACTGCTGCCAACCGGATTGGTCAAGCCTTGTTTCATGAAAATCTGGGGCGACTGGTTGCGGTCGATGATTATCTAGATTCATTAAAAAAACTCAAAGCGCCAGAGCGCGAAGCCGCGTATGACACGATACTGAACTTTATCGAGTCTGGTGAAGGTTTGTTCGATGCCGATCGCCTCGCTTTCCGCGAAGTCTTACTCAAGCTGCAAAAAGCGATTGCGACTGAACAGACTTTGCCCGCGATCAAATTACATAAACGCGTCGGTGACGATTTGGCTGCCTTAGACGAGATAGAAAGAGAATACGATAAAGAATTAAAAGATATTTTCTCCCGGTTTGAAACCCGCTCGATAGAGCTAAAACGGGAGCGTTGGGATGATTACCTCAACAAGCTGCGCAAACTTTATCCGCGTGAGCAGATCCTTAAAGACTATGGCGTGATCTTGCCTTACCCTGAGATTCCGGAGCCGGTTGATCCCGCCGCTGCCAAAGACAAGGATATTTTTGGGACTGGTTTGCCTGCCAAAACAATCGTCTTGACGTTTGACGATGGTCCACATGCGACATATACCGACGAGATCGCAGCGATACTCAAACAATACAATGTGCCTGCGGTATTTTTTCAGGTCGGGCGCAACGTTGGTACCGTTGATGCGCAAGGTAAGGAGAAGCTGAATAAAAATGCGGATATCAGCAAAAAATTATTGGCATCCGGGTATGCGATTGGAAATCACAGCTTTAGCCATGCCTTGCTCTCGAAAGAAAATGGCGATAGTTTGCACGCCGAGATCGCACAAACCGACCAGTTATTAAAAGCGATTGATCCCGCGCGCTCGTCCTTGTTCCGCTTTCCGTATGGTGCCAAAAATAAGGAAGGCATGCAGATCTTGTCCAGCCTTGGTTTGCGTTCAGTGTTGTGGAATATTGATTCCTTGGACTGGGCCGACCCCGTCCCCAATTCGATCGCGAACCGTGTATTGGCGACAGTCGATAAAGAGCAACGCGGTATTATTTTATTCCATGATATTCACGAGCGTACCGTCAAGGCATTGCCGCTGGTGTTGGATAAACTGATCGCCGATGGGTATCACTTTGCTGGATGGAATGGCAGCGAATTTAAGGTAGGGAAAGAAACTACCGCGCCAGTAGAAAAAATTAGTATTACGACCGATTATCAAAATAGCTGGGCAGTCGTCATCGGAATCAATGATTATGCTAAGTGGCCCAAGTTGCAGTACGCGGTACAAGATGCGAATTCGATTCGTGACATGCTGATTGGCCGTCTGGGATTTTCCAGCGACAAAGTCATTACCCTGACCAATGCCGACGCCACCAGAAACAATATCCTGAGCGTATTTCATGACAAGCTAGGTCATGGACAACTGAAAAAAGATGACCGTGTTTTTGTATTTTTTGCCGGCCACGGTGCTACCCGCAAACTGAGTTCCGGTCGCAATTTGGGCTACATCATTCCTGTTGATTCCGATCCTGAACAAATCTCCGTCGATGCGATCCCGATGACGGATTTGCAGAACATCGCCGAGAGCCTGAATGCCAAGCACATCCTGTTTGTGATGGACGCCTGTTACAGCGGCCTTGGCTTAACCCGCGGTGGCGGCACCAGCAGTTTCTTGCGTGAGAATGCCAAGCGGCTGGGTCGTCAGATGCTGACTGCCGGTGGCGCGGATCAGTTAGTCGCTGATGGCGGGCCAAACGGCCATTCGGTCTTCACCTGGACGCTGCTACAAGCCCTTTCTGGCAAAGCGGATCTTAATGGTGACGGCATGATCACAGCGACCGAGCTAGCAGCTTACATCGCACCTGCAGTGTCTAGTGTATCGCAACAGACTCCCGCATTTGGCAGCCTGCCAGGATCAGAGGGCGGTGAATTTGTATTTGAAGTGCGGAGCGAATCCGAGTTCTTAAACGCCAAGACAGACCAGTTATCCGCAGATGCGATCGCACTCAACAGCAAGATTGATGGCGCCCGTAACAAGGTCGGTACAGACGCACCAATCGTGATTAAAAATCTGAATGGCGGCGAGCAAAAAATCGCTGCGCCTAAACCGGTTGACGCGTCATCGCGGCAGCTAGCGCAACGTGCCAATGATCAGGGCTTGCAACTTTATCGGGAAAAACAATACGCGCAGGCAGAGGCGGCCTTCACAGAGGCGCTCAAGTACCGACCTGACTTTGGTTTGGCTGCGAATAACCTGGGTTTCGTTTACTTTAAACAAGAGAAGTTTGCCGAGGCGGCACGCTGGTTTGAAAATACTTTGCAAATCGATCCTTCGAGAGCCATCGCCTATCTCAATCTTGGCGATGCAAGAGCAAGGCTGAATGACAACGAAAAGGCAAAAGCCGCCTACAACACCTTCTTGCAGCTATCGCCGAATAGTCCCAATGCCGCGTATGTGAGAGAAGCGTTGAAGAAGTTGAATTAA
- a CDS encoding SPFH domain-containing protein, with amino-acid sequence MLEIILAVSVLALIILVYASNMLVYISNEKIGIVEKKWSLSGSLEHGFIALSGEAGFQPEVLRGGFHLFFPFQYAIHRHDLVTIQQGTLAYVFARDGQAMAPTQNLACNKTANDFTDVRGFLTSAGQKGLQRKILREGTYAINLAQFVVLSSEKVYALPLPGDTNINSEGQVVGQLAEMLNELRKRSGFQPLVIRDDKLAVITTHEGQSLPEGTIVAPVVGADPHHAASYHHDYQNPEVFIDAGGYKGRQLQVLVEGTYYLNARFASYEIVEKRVVAVGYVGVVVSYTGKAGNDVTGEAYRHGELVGSDEKGVQAAPLLPGKYALNPYAKRVIDVPTTNFILKWQSGAVGSHELDKHLSEVSLITKDAFEPDLPLSVVVNIDYKMAPLVIQRFGDIQKLVEQTLDPMVAAYFKNIGQGKTLIELLQERSDIQERAKAEMRKNFEGYNLTLNEVLIGTPRAKTGDTQIEVILKQLRERQVSREQLETYKTKETAAVQERILREAEAKAKQQTAITESELAVKIAENQGSAAVQKAIKAAEEARQTASGAADAKRTLANAEAYQLQQVGEAQAKATRLNVEAYGGPELQFQQTVLLRFAEAIEKGHIAMVPSIQTGGASASAVDAFLALAAKDLLNKSEKKEAIII; translated from the coding sequence ATGCTTGAAATTATTTTGGCAGTCTCCGTACTTGCCCTCATTATTTTGGTGTACGCCAGCAATATGCTGGTGTATATCTCCAACGAAAAAATCGGTATCGTAGAAAAGAAATGGTCACTGTCAGGTTCCTTAGAACATGGATTTATCGCCTTAAGCGGTGAGGCTGGTTTTCAGCCCGAAGTCTTACGTGGTGGCTTCCATTTATTCTTCCCATTCCAATATGCGATTCATCGGCATGATCTGGTAACGATACAGCAGGGCACGCTGGCCTATGTATTTGCCCGCGACGGACAAGCGATGGCGCCGACACAAAATCTAGCCTGCAATAAAACGGCAAATGACTTTACGGATGTGCGTGGATTTTTGACCAGCGCAGGTCAAAAGGGCTTGCAAAGAAAAATTCTGCGCGAAGGTACTTATGCGATCAACCTTGCTCAATTCGTCGTCTTGAGTTCTGAAAAAGTCTACGCCTTGCCTCTGCCAGGCGACACCAATATCAATAGCGAAGGTCAGGTCGTTGGTCAATTGGCAGAAATGTTAAATGAACTAAGAAAGCGTAGCGGCTTTCAGCCTCTGGTGATCCGTGACGATAAACTGGCTGTCATTACTACGCATGAAGGCCAATCTCTGCCAGAGGGCACCATCGTTGCACCCGTGGTTGGTGCCGATCCCCATCACGCTGCCAGCTATCACCATGATTATCAAAATCCTGAAGTTTTTATTGATGCTGGTGGTTATAAAGGTCGTCAATTACAAGTCTTGGTGGAAGGTACTTATTATCTGAATGCACGTTTCGCCAGTTATGAAATCGTAGAGAAACGCGTGGTCGCAGTGGGCTATGTCGGTGTGGTTGTCTCTTACACTGGCAAAGCCGGTAATGATGTGACAGGTGAGGCGTATCGTCATGGTGAACTGGTGGGCAGTGATGAAAAAGGTGTACAAGCTGCGCCGCTATTGCCTGGAAAATACGCACTCAATCCCTATGCTAAACGGGTCATCGATGTCCCAACGACGAATTTCATTTTGAAATGGCAATCAGGGGCTGTTGGTTCGCATGAGTTAGATAAGCATTTGAGCGAAGTGTCCTTAATTACCAAAGATGCGTTTGAGCCTGATTTGCCATTATCTGTAGTCGTCAATATCGACTACAAAATGGCACCGCTCGTGATTCAGCGCTTCGGCGATATCCAAAAATTGGTTGAGCAAACGCTGGACCCGATGGTTGCTGCTTATTTCAAAAATATTGGGCAAGGCAAAACGCTGATCGAATTATTGCAAGAGCGTTCCGATATCCAAGAGCGCGCTAAAGCAGAAATGCGCAAAAACTTTGAAGGCTATAACCTGACTTTAAATGAAGTCTTGATTGGCACTCCACGCGCCAAAACAGGGGACACGCAAATTGAAGTCATCCTAAAACAACTGCGTGAACGTCAAGTCTCCAGAGAGCAATTAGAAACCTATAAAACCAAAGAAACTGCGGCAGTACAAGAACGTATTCTGCGCGAGGCAGAGGCCAAAGCGAAACAACAAACGGCCATTACCGAATCAGAATTAGCCGTCAAAATCGCCGAAAACCAAGGTAGTGCAGCAGTGCAGAAAGCGATCAAAGCAGCTGAAGAAGCACGTCAAACGGCGTCTGGTGCAGCGGATGCCAAACGGACTCTGGCCAATGCCGAAGCGTATCAGCTACAACAAGTCGGTGAGGCACAAGCAAAAGCAACTCGCTTGAATGTAGAAGCCTACGGCGGTCCAGAACTGCAATTCCAGCAAACCGTCTTACTGCGCTTTGCTGAGGCGATTGAAAAAGGTCACATCGCCATGGTGCCCAGCATACAAACCGGTGGCGCAAGTGCGTCGGCAGTGGATGCATTTCTGGCCTTGGCAGCGAAGGATTTATTGAATAAGTCTGAGAAAAAAGAAGCGATCATTATTTGA
- a CDS encoding stomatin-like protein produces MGSFSGVALILFVLAMVFVIKTINVVPQQHAWVVERLGKYHATLGPGLNIVVPFVDRIAYKHILKEIPLDVPPQVCITRDNTQLQVDGILYFQITDAMRASYGSSNYIAAITQLAQTTLRSVIGKMELDKTFEERDHINTTIVNAIDESAANWGVKVLRYEIKDLTPPKEILHAMQAQITAEREKRALIAASEGRKQEQINIATGEREASIAKSEGEMQASINRAQGQAAAILSIAEASAEAIRKTAAAMQLPGGSDAANLKVAEQYVAAFANLAKTNNSIIIPANLGDMSGLIATAMQVVKSQKVIATEVPRRPS; encoded by the coding sequence ATGGGTAGTTTTAGTGGTGTAGCTTTAATTCTGTTTGTTCTGGCAATGGTCTTTGTCATCAAAACCATTAATGTCGTGCCGCAACAGCATGCTTGGGTAGTCGAGCGTTTGGGTAAATATCATGCAACTCTGGGGCCAGGTTTAAACATTGTTGTTCCTTTTGTTGATCGCATAGCCTACAAACATATTTTGAAAGAAATCCCGTTGGATGTGCCACCGCAAGTCTGTATCACGCGCGACAACACACAGTTGCAAGTGGACGGTATTTTGTATTTTCAAATTACGGATGCGATGCGCGCATCGTATGGGTCTTCCAATTACATCGCTGCGATTACGCAACTGGCACAAACCACCTTACGTTCTGTCATCGGTAAGATGGAACTGGACAAAACATTTGAAGAGCGCGACCACATCAATACAACGATCGTGAATGCGATTGATGAGTCCGCCGCCAATTGGGGTGTCAAAGTCTTGCGTTACGAAATCAAAGACCTCACACCACCCAAAGAGATTCTGCATGCGATGCAGGCGCAGATTACTGCCGAGCGTGAAAAACGTGCCCTGATCGCCGCGTCGGAAGGTCGTAAGCAAGAGCAAATCAATATTGCAACCGGTGAGAGAGAAGCCTCCATCGCCAAATCAGAAGGTGAAATGCAAGCATCGATTAACCGTGCGCAAGGTCAGGCAGCCGCTATCCTCTCTATTGCAGAAGCGAGTGCAGAAGCGATTCGTAAAACTGCCGCTGCGATGCAATTACCAGGTGGCTCTGATGCCGCTAATCTTAAAGTTGCAGAGCAATATGTAGCGGCCTTTGCCAATTTAGCTAAGACCAATAATTCCATCATTATCCCAGCCAATTTGGGTGATATGAGCGGCCTGATCGCCACCGCAATGCAAGTCGTCAAGTCCCAAAAAGTCATCGCAACAGAAGTGCCGCGACGACCTTCTTAA
- a CDS encoding NfeD family protein, with protein sequence MNAWMMWLVLAGLVVILELFTGTFYLLMISIGIVAGALVAFFNFGVSTQLIIAALVGAVATVTLHKSKYGFTKNVDAARDPNVNMDIGQRIQVDEWKDAGNGKFNARTMYRGAMWDVELQHSAGYPGVYVIDEIQGSRLIVKPS encoded by the coding sequence ATGAACGCATGGATGATGTGGCTGGTGTTGGCGGGTTTGGTGGTGATACTAGAATTGTTTACCGGCACTTTTTATTTGTTAATGATTTCTATCGGCATTGTGGCTGGTGCCTTGGTTGCTTTCTTCAATTTTGGTGTCTCCACACAATTGATTATTGCCGCTTTGGTGGGTGCGGTTGCTACGGTTACGCTGCACAAAAGTAAGTATGGTTTTACAAAAAACGTGGATGCGGCACGTGATCCGAATGTGAATATGGATATTGGTCAGCGCATACAAGTCGATGAATGGAAGGATGCTGGCAACGGTAAATTTAATGCACGCACCATGTATCGCGGTGCAATGTGGGATGTAGAGTTGCAGCACTCCGCTGGGTATCCTGGCGTATATGTGATTGATGAAATACAAGGAAGTCGTTTAATTGTAAAACCGTCGTAA